GAATGTCTGGCTGAGGTCCACGACCCCGACAACCGCCGGCATCGCTACGCCTTCACGAACTGCACCAATTGCGGACCGCGCTTTACGATTGCGACCAGCGTGCCGTACGACCGGCCGCACACCACCATGGTCTCGTTCGCGATGTGCGACCAGTGCCGGTCGGAGTACGAGTCGCCGACCAATCGGCGGTTCCACGCGCAGCCGAACGCGTGTCCCACGTGTGGACCTCGCCTGTGGCTGACCGATTCGGCGGGCATCGAGACGCCAACTCCTGACCCGATTCGCGCGGGTGCCGACGCGTTGCGGCAGGGCCTCATCGTGGCCGTCAAGGGACTCGGCGGCTTTCATCTGGCCTGCGACGCCACCAATGAGGCGGCCGTCGCCCAACTGCGCCTCCGGAAGCGCCGCGACGAGAAGCCGTTCGCGGTGATGGTCGGCAGACTCGCCGAGGCCGAGGTGCTGGCCGATCTCACCGACCTTGAACGCGGCCTGCTGACGTCGATTGAGCGGCCCATCGTGCTGGTGTGGCAGCGAGGAGGCAACGGGCTCGCGCCGAACGTGGCGCCGGCCAATGCCACCGTCGGTCTGATCCTTCCGTACACGCCCTTGCACCACCTGCTGCTGGCCGAGTCGCAGCGGCCCCTGGTGATGACGTCGGGCAATCTGGCCGAAGAGCCGCTGGTCTGCGACAACGACGAAGCGCTCGCGCGCCTGGGCAGCGTCGCCGATCGCTTCCTCATGCACGACCGGAACATCGCGACGCGGTGCGACGACTCGGTCGCCCGCGTGATCCGCGGAAGACCAACCGTGCTGCGACGGTCGCGCGGCTACGTGCCAAGGGGTGTGGCGGTCGTCGAGTCGTTTGCCGAGCCGGTTCTGGCCTGCGGAGGGCTGCTCAAGAACACCTTCTGTATCGGTGTGGGTGATACGGCGTACCTCGGTCCGCACATTGGTGATCTGGATAATCTCGAGACGTACGAATCGTACGAGCGGGCGGTCGAGAAATTCGAGCACTTCCTCGCGGCGAAACCCGCTGTGGTCGCCCACGACCTGCACCCCGAATACCTCTCGACGCGCTACGCGCTCGAGCGCCCGGAGCCGCTCAAGATTGCCATTCAGCACCATCATGCGCACGTGGCAAGCGCGATGGCTGAACACCGGATCGAGGGATCCGTTATCGGTGTCGCATTTGACGGCTCGGGGTTGGGAACCGACGGCACGGCGTGGGGCGGCGAGGTCCTGCTCGCCGATTACACCCGGTTCGAGCGTCTGGCGACATTCAGGCCCATTGCACTCGCGGGCGGTGACCTCGCGATCCGCCAGGTCTGGCGCCAGGCCATCGCGATGCTTGACGATGCGCTTGGAGGCGATACGCCGATCGACAGACTGCCGCTCTTCAGGCATGTGCCGGCCGCCGAGATCACCGTGGTCCGGCAGATGATCGCCGGGCACGTCAACACGACAGCCGCTCACGGCGTGGGCCGCTATTTCGACGCCGTCGGCGCACTCGTACTGGGAAGGACCGAATCCCGCTACGAGGGGCAGGTCGCCCTCGAGTGGAATCTCGCGGCCGACCCCGCCGACGACGCGCAGTACGAGTTCGCCGTCACGAGGCGGGGCGCACTGTTTGAAGTGGATCTTCGTCCGGCGATCCGGGCCATCGTGTCAGACACGCTCGCGGGTCGGTCGCCCGCGGCGATCTCGGCCCGCTTCCACAACACGCTGGCCGCCGCAACGGCCGATCTGGTTCGAACCGCCATTGCGCGGCACGGGCGGCTGCCGGTGGTGCTGTCGGGTGGCTGCTTCCAGAACGCCCGGCTGACCGAAGGCGTGGTTCGCGAGCTTGGTCCGAACGTGCACGTCGTCTTGCACGAGTCGGTCCCGCCGGGTGACGGCGGGCTCGCGCTCGGGCAGGCCGTGATTGCCAACGCCGTCGTGCAGTCGGGGTCGCAGATTGTGTCGGAGGGACTATGTGCCTAGGCGTTCCGGGCAAGGTGATTGAGGTGGCCGGCAATGTCGCCATCGTGGACTTCTGGGGCGTGCGCCGGCAGGTGCAGCTCGACGTCGTTGACGAGCCTGTCGCGCCAGGTGACTACATCCTGAATCATGTCGGCTTCGCCATCCGGCGCATTCCCGAATCGGAGATCGGCGAGACCCTCGCGCTCTACGAGCAACTGATCGCGCAGGCCGAGCAGGATGATCTGATGGCCGAAGACGTCCGCAACGAGATCGCCGCGTCCAGAGATGA
This sequence is a window from Acidobacteriota bacterium. Protein-coding genes within it:
- the hypF gene encoding carbamoyltransferase HypF; its protein translation is MAHEGRRIEVRGIVQGVGFRPWVFRLASAHAIGGWVRNDDAGVTIEAFGTGAALDAFLGDLRASPPPAAQIRSVRSIRVPPRLVRTFEIVESARSVDHHVSIPADLATCAECLAEVHDPDNRRHRYAFTNCTNCGPRFTIATSVPYDRPHTTMVSFAMCDQCRSEYESPTNRRFHAQPNACPTCGPRLWLTDSAGIETPTPDPIRAGADALRQGLIVAVKGLGGFHLACDATNEAAVAQLRLRKRRDEKPFAVMVGRLAEAEVLADLTDLERGLLTSIERPIVLVWQRGGNGLAPNVAPANATVGLILPYTPLHHLLLAESQRPLVMTSGNLAEEPLVCDNDEALARLGSVADRFLMHDRNIATRCDDSVARVIRGRPTVLRRSRGYVPRGVAVVESFAEPVLACGGLLKNTFCIGVGDTAYLGPHIGDLDNLETYESYERAVEKFEHFLAAKPAVVAHDLHPEYLSTRYALERPEPLKIAIQHHHAHVASAMAEHRIEGSVIGVAFDGSGLGTDGTAWGGEVLLADYTRFERLATFRPIALAGGDLAIRQVWRQAIAMLDDALGGDTPIDRLPLFRHVPAAEITVVRQMIAGHVNTTAAHGVGRYFDAVGALVLGRTESRYEGQVALEWNLAADPADDAQYEFAVTRRGALFEVDLRPAIRAIVSDTLAGRSPAAISARFHNTLAAATADLVRTAIARHGRLPVVLSGGCFQNARLTEGVVRELGPNVHVVLHESVPPGDGGLALGQAVIANAVVQSGSQIVSEGLCA
- a CDS encoding HypC/HybG/HupF family hydrogenase formation chaperone; amino-acid sequence: MCLGVPGKVIEVAGNVAIVDFWGVRRQVQLDVVDEPVAPGDYILNHVGFAIRRIPESEIGETLALYEQLIAQAEQDDLMAEDVRNEIAASRDDPRAGN